In Melioribacteraceae bacterium 4301-Me, a genomic segment contains:
- a CDS encoding PEGA domain-containing protein, with amino-acid sequence MRKLPFLLLITLLESCATFLNTTTQDINLKTNPPNAKIIIDGKKYGTTPQVINLTRDSNHIVKFELDGYDIYETQITRKISFWFWGNTLNGFIPGMLIDMFTGSMYKLLPESINVELQPAKVEPPKKRR; translated from the coding sequence ATGAGAAAACTTCCATTTTTATTATTAATAACATTATTAGAATCTTGCGCTACATTTTTAAACACAACCACACAGGATATTAACTTAAAAACAAATCCACCGAATGCTAAAATCATTATAGATGGGAAAAAGTATGGGACTACGCCCCAGGTTATCAATTTAACAAGGGATTCAAATCATATTGTGAAATTTGAATTGGATGGTTATGACATTTATGAAACGCAGATCACAAGAAAAATTTCCTTCTGGTTCTGGGGCAACACTTTAAACGGATTTATACCAGGTATGTTAATTGATATGTTTACAGGTTCTATGTATAAATTGCTTCCTGAGTCAATTAACGTTGAATTACAGCCAGCTAAAGTGGAACCACCTAAAAAAAGAAGGTAA